Proteins co-encoded in one Malus domestica chromosome 09, GDT2T_hap1 genomic window:
- the LOC114826913 gene encoding uncharacterized protein: protein MAATRGRRYPAPAGFARGGGRGAVPHRGRHQARPHAAAAPNPGHPNDGILGAGPSPSDCPPLRCQICRRNGHSAIDCYNRMNTSYEGRVPSARLTAFAAQSTRAPQSVSPAPTTWLLDSGANTHITNDPGQLTNAQPYTGTDQVGGVHGGQGYPLGEDPFIRPE from the exons ATGGCTGCTACTCGTGGCCGTCGGTATCCTGCTCCTGCAGGTTTTGCGCGTGGCGGAGGCCGTGGCGCTGTCCCTCATCGTGGTAGACATCAGGCTCGGCCACATGCTGCTGCTGCTCCTAATCCAGGACATCCCAATGACGGTATTCTTGGTGCCGGACCCTCACCGTCTGATTGCCCACCCCTTCGCTGCCAGATTTGTCGTCGTAATGGTCACTCTGCCATTGACTGTTACAACCGTATGAATACGTCTTATGAAGGTCGTGTTCCAAGTGCTCGTCTCACAGCCTTTGCTGCCCAGTCTACCCGTGCACCCCAGTCTGTCTCTCCTGCTCCCACCACATGGCTTCTGGACTCTGGGGCCAACACCCATATTACCAATGATCCTGGTCAACTTACAAATGCACAGCCCTACACAGGCACAGATCAAGTCGGTGGTGTTCATGGTGGTCAAG GATATCCGCTCGGGGAGGACCCTTTTATCAGGCCGGAGTAA
- the LOC114826914 gene encoding probable mitochondrial saccharopine dehydrogenase-like oxidoreductase At5g39410, with translation MPEFQPQTTASPPSYDLIILGASGFTGKYVVREALKFLNTPASPLKSLALAGRNPTKLTQTLKWAAHPNTPPSIPIITADTTDPPSLHRLCTQTTLILNCVGPFRLYGDPVVAACAETGCDYLDICGEPEFMERMEAQYHGKAAETGSLVVSACGFDSVPAEFGLMFNSRQWVDPAVPNRVEAYVSLESEKRIVGNLGTYESAVLGVANADKLQELRRSRPRRARPAIPGPPPPKGPTIEQQKDIGLWAVKLPSADAIVVRRTLGFLTENPRGLPGRNESSEHIEKREAFWSTVKPAHFGVKIGTKSLLGILRIMTVGVFIGLLGRFSFGRWLLLKFPSFFSVGWFRKKGPSEDEVRSASFKMWFVGHGFSDSSLVSQGSRKPNMEIITRVMGPEIGYLTTPIILLQCALIVLSQRDNLPKGGVLPAGIVFGPTGLQERLQENGISFDVISKKALSG, from the exons ATGCCGGAATTTCAACCCCAAACCACCGCCAGCCCTCCTTCCTACGATCTCATAATCCTCGGCGCCTCCGGCTTCACCGGTAAGTACGTCGTCAGAGAAGCTCTGAAATTTCTGAACACGCCCGCCTCCCCTCTCAAGTCTCTAGCTTTAGCCGGTCGCAACCCAACCAAACTAACCCAAACCCTCAAATGGGCAGCCCACCCGAACACACCACCGTCCATCCCCATCATCACCGCCGACACCACCGATCCACCGTCTCTCCACCGCCTCTGCACCCAAACCACCCTCATCCTCAATTGCGTCGGCCCCTTCCGCCTCTACGGTGATCCCGTCGTCGCCGCCTGCGCCGAAACCGGCTGCGACTACTTGGATATATGCGGGGAGCCTGAGTTTATGGAGAGGATGGAGGCGCAGTACCATGGCAAGGCGGCGGAGACCGGTTCGTTGGTGGTCTCGGCATGTGGGTTCGACTCTGTTCCGGCGGAGTTTGGGTTGATGTTCAATTCGAGGCAGTGGGTCGACCCGGCTGTGCCGAACCGGGTTGAGGCTTATGTGAGCTTGGAGTCGGAGAAGAGGATTGTTGGGAATTTAGGGACGTATGAATCGGCGGTGCTGGGTGTGGCAAATGCCGATAAGTTGCAGGAGCTCCGGCGGTCCAGACCCAGAAGAGCTAGGCCTGCG ATTCCtggtcctcctcctcctaaaGGACCAACCATAGAACAGCAGAAAGATATTGGCCTTTGGGCTGTGAAGCTACCTTCAGCAGATGCTATCGTTGTACGTAGAACACTTGGATTTCTGACTGAAAACCCCCGCGGGCTTCCTGGGAGGAACGAGAGTTCTGAGCACATTGAAAAAAGAGAAGCCTTCTGGTCAACAGTGAAGCCAGCTCATTTTGGGGTGAAGATAGGAACCAAGTCACTGTTGGGCATTTTGCGTATCATGACAGTCGGAGtctttattgggcttttgggtagATTCTCCTTTGGGAGGTGGCTTCTTCTGAAATTTCCCTCTTTTTTCAGTGTTGGATGGTTCAGGAAGAAGGGTCCCTCCGAGGATGAGGTGAGAAGCGCTTCGTTTAAGATGTGGTTTGTTGGACATGGTTTCAGCGACAGCAGTCTTGTTTCGCAGGGAAGCAGAAAACCCAACATGGAAATAATAACAAGAGTGATGGGACCTGAGATTGGTTATTTGACGACCCCGATAATTCTACTTCAGTGTGCTCTGATTGTTCTGAGCCAACGCGACAACCTTCCAAAGGGAGGAGTTCTCCCAGCTGGCATTGTGTTTGGCCCAACTGGTCTTCAGGAAAGGCTCCAAGAGAACGGGATTTCTTTCGATGTCATTTCGAAGAAAGCTCTTTCTGGTTAA
- the LOC114826820 gene encoding pentatricopeptide repeat-containing protein At3g03580-like gives MNRIKSGFGSLPSKTQIRFLCTSILDDPRPQSPFLSENLNSFLDSCSDAFSLRRLHARIFAHGLGNNIFLGCKLLNCYAKFDLLSDSRWVFDRIVNGNLSLWNAILVGYFRAGQFDEVLRRYVDLRRWNIGLDSGAITFAVKSCIELGDLGFGRGIHGDALKSGFSSNGFVGSSLIGLYSRSWFVEDAAEVFDEITERDIVVYTSIITGYAQSGDQRACEAFGFARRMQRQGLHPNRVTLVSLLQAASQLEAVKEGRSVHGYAIRRGIGGLDEVFETSLMDMYNKCGSPRMAACIFGEMDRKTIGSWNVMIAGYLKMEQPLEAFRLFCQVMEENFVPDLITLSNGILSCACLKYLRPGKSIHGYIIRAGIQLDLLAATALVDLYSKSNKLIQSRELFDRMEKKDAISYDVMMTGYLHNNYASKAVDPFVQMVGEGIKPNLGSLLSIISATSELKDIRKGKSIHGHVLRQGFDLNTEVMNQIIYMYAKCGCLDHARQIFNKVRYRDLVSWTSMMMGYVYHGHADEAVTLFRSMQIELVQHDLVTLITLLQAICQLGSLSFAKEVHCHLYRADMNNDISLTNSLITTYSKCGKLNMAANLFEHAVERCLTSWNTMILAYGMHGKCKEALTLFEQMKSEKVVPDEVTFTSVLTACSHSGMVNEGLRVFKSMVEEHSIIPREEHYGCMVDLLSRAGLLEEAYNLIKSMPSDLTASPLKTLLAACKVHGNTEMGEVLGRRLVDLDPENSSAIALVSNLYAEGGKWNEVAVIRNTAKQRGLKRTPGYSLIQAR, from the coding sequence ATGAATCGTATTAAATCCGGGTTCGGATCGTTGCCCTCCAAAACCCAGATTAGATTTCTCTGCACATCAATTCTCGACGACCCACGCCCTCAATCTCCATTTCTGTCAGAAAACCTCAATTCTTTCTTGGACAGTTGTTCAGACGCTTTTTCACTGAGAAGACTCCACGCTCGCATTTTCGCTCACGGCCTCGGAAACAATATATTTCTCGGCTGCAAGCTCCTGAATTGTTACGCAAAGTTCGACCTTTTATCAGATTCCAGATGGGTTTTCGACAGAATCGTCAACGGGAATCTGTCTCTCTGGAATGCAATCCTTGTTGGGTATTTCAGAGCCGGTCAATTCGACGAAGTTCTTCGGCGGTACGTAGATTTGAGGCGGTGGAATATTGGGTTGGATAGCGGCGCCATTACATTTGCTGTGAAAAGTTGTATCGAGTTGGGGGATTTGGGATTTGGACGAGGGATTCATGGGGATGCTTTGAAGTCTGGGTTTAGTTCAAATGGATTTGTGGGTTCGTCGCTTATAGGGTTGTACTCTAGAAGTTGGTTTGTTGAAGATGCAGCTGAAGTGTTCGATGAAATTACTGAGAGAGATATTGTTGTCTACACTTCGATTATTACTGGTTATGCTCAGAGTGGCGACCAACGTGCTTGTGAGGCTTTTGGATTTGCTCGCCGTATGCAGAGGCAAGGATTGCATCCAAATCGGGTCACTCTTGTCAGCTTACTTCAGGCAGCGTCGCAGTTAGAGGCAGTGAAAGAAGGACGTTCGGTCCATGGCTATGCTATTAGAAGAGGAATTGGTGGTTTGGATGAAGTGTTCGAAACGAGTCTTATGGACATGTATAATAAATGTGGATCCCCTAGAATGGCAGCCTGCATTTTTGGCGAAATGGATAGAAAGACTATAGGTTCTTGGAATGTGATGATTGCTGGTTATCTTAAAATGGAACAACCCTTGGAAGCTTTCCGCCTTTTCTGTCAAGTGATGGAAGAAAATTTTGTCCCGGATTTGATAACTTTGTCCAATGGGATTCTGTCTTGTGCTTGCTTGAAGTATTTGCGTCCAGGAAAGAGTATCCACGGTTACATTATTCGAGCTGGTATTCAGCTTGATCTATTGGCAGCCACCGCTCTGGTCGATCTATACTCCAAATCAAACAAGTTGATCCAGTCCAGGGAACTATTTGATAGAATGGAGAAAAAGGATGCTATATCTTATGATGTGATGATGACGGGCTATCTCCACAATAACTATGCCAGCAAAGCTGTGGACCCCTTTGTCCAAATGGTTGGAGAAGGTATTAAACCAAACCTAGGTTCCTTGTTGAGTATAATTTCTGCTACTTCTGAGCTGAAAGACATAAGAAAGGGCAAGTCCATCCACGGTCATGTATTAAGACAGGGGTTTGACTTGAATACTGAAGTTATGAATCAAATTATCTACATGTACGCAAAATGTGGTTGTTTAGACCATGCGAGGCAAATCTTTAACAAGGTGAGATATCGGGATTTGGTCTCATGGACTTCAATGATGATGGGTTATGTTTACCACGGCCATGCCGATGAAGCCGTAACATTGTTTCGATCGATGCAAATTGAGCTGGTGCAACATGATTTAGTTACTCTGATAACTTTGCTTCAGGCAATTTGTCAGCTTGGAAGTCTGAGTTTTGCAAAAGAAGTCCACTGTCACTTGTATCGAGCTGATATGAACAACGATATATCTCTCACCAATTCTTTGATCACGACTTATTCCAAGTGTGGGAAATTAAATATGGCTGCTAATCTATTTGAGCATGCAGTTGAACGGTGTCTGACATCATGGAACACGATGATCCTTGCATATGGGATGCACGGGAAATGCAAGGAGGCCCTAACGCTCTTTGAACAGATGAAAAGTGAGAAGGTTGTCCCTGATGAAGTAACCTTTACATCAGTTCTCACCGCTTGCAGCCATTCTGGTATGGTAAACGAGGGCCTACGAGTTTTCAAGTCCATGGTGGAGGAACATTCCATAATCCCACGTGAAGAACACTATGGTTGTATGGTCGATTTACTAAGCCGAGCAGGATTGCTTGAAGAAGCATATAATCTGATCAAATCCATGCCATCAGATCTTACTGCTTCTCCACTGAAAACCCTTCTTGCTGCTTGTAAAGTACACGGAAATACGGAGATGGGTGAGGTTTTGGGAAGGCGGCTCGTGGACTTAGATCCTGAGAACTCAAGCGCGATCGCCCTGGTGTCAAATTTGTATGCCGAAGGTGGAAAGTGGAACGAAGTAGCCGTAATAAGAAACACCGCAAAACAGAGAGGTCTGAAAAGAACTCCAGGATATAGTCTGATACAGGCTAGATAG